The genomic window CGGGCTGCCCGGATCGAAGTGCCACCGGGGCGCGGGCCGCTCGCGCAGGTGGCGGGCGAGCGCGGAGCGGGCGCCGTCGGGGTCCGCACGGTCGATGGCCTGGCGGACGGCGGCCAAGTCGGGCCGTTCCAGGTCGAGGGAGGCGAGGAGGGGATCGTCCACGTGGTACCCGCCTTTCAAGCCGCCGGCGGCCAGCGCGGCGCCGGCGAGCGCGGCGATGGCCTCGCGGCGGGTCGGCTGCCCGGGCGCCGCGCCCGCGTTGCGTGATTCGTGCATGTCTCTCTCCTCTTGGCGGCCGTGGCGGGTTCGCGCGCGGCTATCCCTTCACCGCGCCGAGTTGGATGCCGCGCACCAGGAACTTCTGCGACACCAGGAACAGCACCACGAGCGGGATGATGTTCATCACGCTCGCCGCCATGATCAGGTTCGTCTGTCGGCCGTAGTTGGTGTCGAAGAAGAGCATCCCGATCGGCAGCGTGCGCAGGTGCTCCGACTTGATCAGCACCAGGGGCCAGAAGAACGAGCCGTAGTTGCCCATGAAGGTAAAGATGGCCAGCGTGATCAGCCCGGGGCGCGCCAGAGGGAGCACGACGTCCCAGAACACCTGCCAGGGCGTCGCGCCGTCCATGGAGGCGGCCTCGTCGAGCGCGGGCGGGATGGTGAGCATGAACTGCCGCAGCAGGAAGGTGCCGAACGCGCTGAAGGCGGCCGGCACGATCAGCCCGCTGTAGGAGTCGAGCATGTGCAGCTTAACCATGAGCGTGTAGTTGGGGATCATGGTCACCACGCCAGGGATCATCAGCGTCGCCAGATAGAGCCGGAACACGCCGTCGCGGAGTGGCCACCGCAGGCGGGCGAAGGCGAAGGCCGCCATGGCGCTCGTGAGACACTGAAGAAACGTGACCCACGCGGCCACAAACAGGCTGTTGAAGTAGTAGCGGGCGAAGGGGATGCGATCGAACACCCTGACGTAGTTGGCGGGCTGCCACACGCTCGGGAGCGGGCTGAGCTGCTCCACCTCGGCCAGGGGCTTGAAGCTCGCGAGCACCATCCAGAGGAAGGGCACGAGCGTGGTTGCGGCCACGAGCGAGAGCAGCAGATGGCTGGCCAGGCGGCGCGCGGGGGTGGCCATCAGTAGCTGAGCTCCTTGCTGCCGAACCGCCAGTTCACCAGCGTCACAGCGAAGATGATGGCGAAGAGTACCCAGGAGATTGCCGACGCGTAGCCGATCTGGAACTCCTCGAACGCCTTCGTGTAGATGTAGTAGGCCAGGGTGGTGGTGGTGCCCGCCGGGCCGCCGGAGGTCATCACGCGGGCCTGCTCGAAGCCCCCCTGCAGGCCGCCGATGAAGCTCATCACCACGATGAAGAAGGTCGTGGGCGCCAGTTGCGGCCAGGTGACGTAGCGGAAGACCTCCCAGCGCCCGGCGCCGTCCAGCGAGGCGGCCTCCGTGAGCTCCTGCGGCACGTTCGTGAGCGCGGCCAGGTAGAGCAGCATGTTGTTGCCGCCGATGGCCGTCCAGATCCCCATGATGACGATCGCGTCGCGCGCGCCGAGCCCCCACTGGCGCAGGGCGACCCCCACCTGCTCCACCTGCAGCCCCAGCAGGTTGCGCGTCGAGAGCAGCCACTCCGGCTGTGGTAGCGCCACGCGCAGCGTGTGGCCGAGCCAGTCCAGGAAGGCGTTGATGGGGCCGAAGTCCGGGTTGTAGAGCGCCTTCCAGAGGATCATCAGGGCGACGCCGCTGGTGAAGCTGGGAAGGTAGAAGAGCGTGCGATAGACCACGATGCCGCGCAGCCGCTGGCTGAGCAGCAGCGCCAGCGCGAGGGAGCCGGCGATCGACAGGGGGATGCCGATCAGGAAGTAGACCGTGTTGACAGCGTAGAGCCAGAAGTCCCGGTCCTGCGTCAACTTCACGAAGTTGCCGACACCCGTCCAGCGGAAGGGCACCGTCTGCTGCAGGTTCCAGTTGGTGAAGCTGACGCCAAGCGAGAAGAGCACGGGCCCGCTGGTGAAGATGACAAACCCCAGGAAGTTGGGGAGCAGGAAGGCCATGGCGGCCCGCAGGTCGTTTCGCCGCGCGCGCCTGGTCATCGTCGATCGTCCATCGGTGGCGCATCTCCTCGGATGGGCCGCGGCCCGGTGCCTACGGAGCGGTGCCGCGCGTCAACTCGTCGTAGCGGCGGCGCAGCGACGGGTCCTCGTTCAGTGTCTTCTGGATCTCCTCGTTCACCAAGCGCGCCGCGGTTCGCATGGCCGCCGCGGCCGACTTCTGATCGTTCTTGACCAGATCGAGCTGCTTGTTGAGGATGCGCGACGCGGCCTGGCCGTTGACGAAAGGGCTCACCTGGTCCGGCACGCCCTCGCGCATCATATCGCGCCAGACCGCGTTGTAGTCCTCCTCGGGGTGGGCCGGGTTGTGCAGGTAGGCCGGTGTGTAGGCGAACCGGATGACCGGCGCGATGCCGTCGGCCTGCGCGTTGACGAGCTCGTTGTAGGGCTGGCCGGCCTCATAGAGCAGGAAGCGGATGGCCGCCGCGCGCCGCGGGCTGGTGCGGTTGACGAGCGTGGCGCGGCCGTACCCGCGAAACACGCGCCGCCCGAGGTGCGGCGACTCGACCGCCCCGAGGCGCAACCCCTTGTAGTCGCGCAGCGTGCAGAGCCACCAGCGCCCGCCCAGCGCCATGGCGGCGCGCCCGGCGCCAAACTGCGTGATGGTGCCGGAGCCCCAGCCGCCCTGCGTCGCCATCGCTGCCTCCTCCACGGGGCTGGGCATCACGCGGTAACGGTAGATCAGGTCGTGCATGAACTGGATGGCCGCGATCGTCCGCGGGCCGTCCACCACGCACCGCGTGCCGTCCGGCGAGTAGACGCGCCCTCCCCACTGCAGCACGAAGTGCGGCCAGTTGTACCAGTCGCATACCAGGCCAAACTGCCGTATGCGGCCCCGGGTGTCGCGCTGGGTGAGCCTCTGCCCGAGGCGCACCAGGGCGTCCCACTTCCAGGGGCCGCGCGGATAGGGAATGCCTGCGCGGTCGAACAGGTCCTTGTTAAACCAGATCCCGTTGACCGCCACGTTGGTGGGGAAGCCGTAGGCGCGGCCGTCCAGCACGAAGTTAGGCGTGGTCGCCGACCAGAGGTCGCGGCGAACGTCGATGCCCGCCCGGGCCAGGTCGCGGCTCACGTCCACGGCGATGCCGGCGCGCACGTAGGCGGAGAGCTGGAAGCCGTCATAGCAGTCGAACACGTCGGGGCCGACGCCGGCGAGCGACTGCACGATGACCTTCTCCATGCCGGCGTTGTTGGGGTCGAGGCGCAGCGAGATGTCCGGGTTGAGCCGGTTGAACAGGGAGATCTGCTCGCGGCGGGTTGGGTTGTCGTCGCTCGTCCATACGAGCGGCGTCTTCCCCGGCTCCACGAGCCGCGGCTGCAGGCGCCAGGCCGCAACGGAGAGGAGGAACAGCGCCGCCAGGGTCACGGCGAAGAAGGTGCGCACCTAGGCCTCCGATGGAAGAGCGGCGGACGGCCGCCGCGCGGGCCGCAGGCCGCCCCCGCCCGGGGGCCGCCGGGCTCGCGGACCGCGCGCAGCTCCATTATCCCACACTCGCGGAGGCGGGCGCGGGAGCGAGGCCCTCGTCAGCCGCGCACCACGCTCAGCACCTCGTCGCGCTTGCGCTCCATCATCTCTTGGGTCCTGGCCTCCAGGTTCAGGCGCACCACCGGGTCGTTGGCCGAGGGGCGCACGTTGAAGTGCCAGTCCGGGTAGTGAACGGTGATCCCGTCGCGGTAGTCGGTCTCGCCGTCGGCGTAGAGCTCGCCGAGCCTGGCGATCACGGCTTTGGGGTCGGCCACCCTGGAGTTGATCTCTCCGGAAAGATGGTAGTCGCCCAGGCCGGCCACGAGCGCGCTCAGCGTGGTGGCGCCGGGCGCGGAGAGCATCTCCATCATCGCCAGGAACGGGATGAAGCCGTTGTCCGCGTAGAAGTGCTCGCGGAAGTAGTAGTGCCCGCTCACCTCGCCGCCAAACACCGCGTTCTCGGCGCGCATGGTGCGCTTGATGTAGGAGTGACCGACGCGCTCGGAGATGGGGCGCCCGCCGAGACGCAGCACCCAGTCGCGCACGGCCCACGAGGAGCGCAGGTCGTAGACGATGGCGGCGCCGGGTGTCTTCGCCAGGAAGTAGCGGGCCACGAGCGCCGTCACGAAGTCGCCAGGGATGGAGTGCCCACGCTCGTCCAGGAAGTAGACGCGGTCCGCGTCGCCGTCCCAGGCCACGCCGAAGTCGGCCTTCACCGCCGGCACGCGGGCGACCAGGTCGCGGATGTTCTCGAGCACGGAGGGGTTGGCCTCGTGGTTGGGGAAGCGCCCATCGGGGTCGAAGAACATGGGGTCGAGGCGCACGTGCGGGATGCGCTCGAGGAGCGCCGCGCAGACCAGCCCGCCCACGCCGTTGCCGGCGTCGCCGACCACGTGGAAGGCTCGCAGCTTCGCCGGATCCACGAACTGCATCAGGTGGTCGATGTACTCCGGCAGGGGATCGCGCTTCGTGCGGGTCCCCGTCTGGGCTGCGGGGCGGAAGCCGCCGGCCATCACGATGTCGCGCAACTCCTCCATGCCGGAGCCCTGGCCCACCACCTGAGCGCCGGCGCGTACGATCTTCATTCCGTTGAGCTCGCGCGTGCAGTGGGACGCCGTGATCTGCACTGCGGGCAGGTTCGAATGGCCCGAGACGAAGTAGACCGTATCGGTGGTGGTCAGGCCCAGATCCACGACGTCGACGCCCTGCGAGGTGAGGCCGTCGATCAGCGCGTCGGCCCACGCGGGGCCGGAGAGGCGCGCGTCGCGCCCCACCGCCACGGTCTTCTCGCCGAACAGCTTCGCCAGCCCGCGCCCGATCTGCGCGACTCCGTCGGGCTCCAGGGGCGCCTGGAACGTGTCGGCCGCGCCCACCTTGCCGTAGTAGATGCTCTCCTCGTCGACGAGGTCGGGGACGATCGCGCGGATGTCATAGGCGCGGAACACCTTCGGGTCGACCATACTGGCATCCTCTCGTGTCGAGGGCTGAAGGCCGGCGGGCGCGGGCGG from Chthonomonadales bacterium includes these protein-coding regions:
- a CDS encoding carbohydrate ABC transporter permease, with product MATPARRLASHLLLSLVAATTLVPFLWMVLASFKPLAEVEQLSPLPSVWQPANYVRVFDRIPFARYYFNSLFVAAWVTFLQCLTSAMAAFAFARLRWPLRDGVFRLYLATLMIPGVVTMIPNYTLMVKLHMLDSYSGLIVPAAFSAFGTFLLRQFMLTIPPALDEAASMDGATPWQVFWDVVLPLARPGLITLAIFTFMGNYGSFFWPLVLIKSEHLRTLPIGMLFFDTNYGRQTNLIMAASVMNIIPLVVLFLVSQKFLVRGIQLGAVKG
- a CDS encoding extracellular solute-binding protein, with amino-acid sequence MRTFFAVTLAALFLLSVAAWRLQPRLVEPGKTPLVWTSDDNPTRREQISLFNRLNPDISLRLDPNNAGMEKVIVQSLAGVGPDVFDCYDGFQLSAYVRAGIAVDVSRDLARAGIDVRRDLWSATTPNFVLDGRAYGFPTNVAVNGIWFNKDLFDRAGIPYPRGPWKWDALVRLGQRLTQRDTRGRIRQFGLVCDWYNWPHFVLQWGGRVYSPDGTRCVVDGPRTIAAIQFMHDLIYRYRVMPSPVEEAAMATQGGWGSGTITQFGAGRAAMALGGRWWLCTLRDYKGLRLGAVESPHLGRRVFRGYGRATLVNRTSPRRAAAIRFLLYEAGQPYNELVNAQADGIAPVIRFAYTPAYLHNPAHPEEDYNAVWRDMMREGVPDQVSPFVNGQAASRILNKQLDLVKNDQKSAAAAMRTAARLVNEEIQKTLNEDPSLRRRYDELTRGTAP
- a CDS encoding sugar ABC transporter permease, whose product is MTRRARRNDLRAAMAFLLPNFLGFVIFTSGPVLFSLGVSFTNWNLQQTVPFRWTGVGNFVKLTQDRDFWLYAVNTVYFLIGIPLSIAGSLALALLLSQRLRGIVVYRTLFYLPSFTSGVALMILWKALYNPDFGPINAFLDWLGHTLRVALPQPEWLLSTRNLLGLQVEQVGVALRQWGLGARDAIVIMGIWTAIGGNNMLLYLAALTNVPQELTEAASLDGAGRWEVFRYVTWPQLAPTTFFIVVMSFIGGLQGGFEQARVMTSGGPAGTTTTLAYYIYTKAFEEFQIGYASAISWVLFAIIFAVTLVNWRFGSKELSY
- a CDS encoding phosphomannomutase/phosphoglucomutase, whose translation is MVDPKVFRAYDIRAIVPDLVDEESIYYGKVGAADTFQAPLEPDGVAQIGRGLAKLFGEKTVAVGRDARLSGPAWADALIDGLTSQGVDVVDLGLTTTDTVYFVSGHSNLPAVQITASHCTRELNGMKIVRAGAQVVGQGSGMEELRDIVMAGGFRPAAQTGTRTKRDPLPEYIDHLMQFVDPAKLRAFHVVGDAGNGVGGLVCAALLERIPHVRLDPMFFDPDGRFPNHEANPSVLENIRDLVARVPAVKADFGVAWDGDADRVYFLDERGHSIPGDFVTALVARYFLAKTPGAAIVYDLRSSWAVRDWVLRLGGRPISERVGHSYIKRTMRAENAVFGGEVSGHYYFREHFYADNGFIPFLAMMEMLSAPGATTLSALVAGLGDYHLSGEINSRVADPKAVIARLGELYADGETDYRDGITVHYPDWHFNVRPSANDPVVRLNLEARTQEMMERKRDEVLSVVRG